Proteins encoded in a region of the Drosophila sechellia strain sech25 chromosome 2L, ASM438219v1, whole genome shotgun sequence genome:
- the LOC6618121 gene encoding uncharacterized protein LOC6618121: MPNIVALKLSASYPLMAGHKDESNILALDQLALQQQISANFILHAISNYKKTPSERKTLDFIAKKWLHIQMLWREFRLRDKQIRRRGHKDARVLEHGYFQQELFELVHEKYMIVRGFLSRDKRNLLAGQPATRP, from the coding sequence ATGCCGAACATTGTCGCATTAAAGCTGAGCGCCAGCTATCCGCTGATGGCGGGCCACAAGGACGAGAGCAATATCCTTGCGCTGGACCAATTGGCTCTGCAGCAGCAAATCAGTGCGAACTTCATTTTGCATGCGATCTCGAACTACAAGAAAACGCCATCCGAGCGAAAAACGCTGGACTTCATTGCCAAAAAATGGCTGCACATCCAGATGCTGTGGCGCGAGTTTCGGCTGAGGGATAAGCAAATACGGCGGCGTGGCCACAAGGATGCGCGCGTTCTGGAGCACGGCTACTTCCAGCAGGAGCTCTTCGAGCTGGTCCACGAAAAGTATATGATTGTCCGTGGATTCCTGAGTCGTGACAAAAGAAATCTGCTCGCTGGTCAGCCAGCCACACGGCCATAA
- the LOC6618118 gene encoding LOW QUALITY PROTEIN: trypsin (The sequence of the model RefSeq protein was modified relative to this genomic sequence to represent the inferred CDS: inserted 2 bases in 1 codon), with translation MLKPKFFEQTYGQSHVLGFPFGRIVNGESADIENFPYQVSVQTTKGSHFCGGSLIDSETVLTAAHCMQSYAASELQVRVGSTSRSSGGEVVTVRAFKYHECYNSKLMINDVAIIKLSSPVRQTSKIRAIELADSEAVSGATAVVTGWGTTCFLFCSSPDTLQQVEVDLLHYKNCAADTYNYGSDSIXMVCATGEKKDACQGDSGGPLVSGNKLVGVVSWGNGCAWTGYPGVYADVASLRSWIVDTADSL, from the exons ATGTTAAAGCCTAAGTTCTTTGAACAGACCTATGG CCAGTCGCATGTTCTGGGCTTCCCCTTCGGTCGGATTGTGAACGGCGAGAGCGCGGATATCGAAAACTTCCCCTACCAGGTGTCCGTCCAGACGACCAAGGGCTCCCACTTCTGTGGCGGCAGTCTGATCGATTCGGAGACCGTTTTGACCGCTGCCCATTGTATGCAATCCTACGCCGCCAGCGAGCTGCAGGTGCGAGTGGGTTCCACTTCCAGGAGCTCCGGTGGTGAGGTGGTCACCGTCCGCGCCTTCAAGTACCACGAGTGCTACAACAGCAAACTGATGATCAACGATGTGGCCATCATCAAGCTGAGCTCTCCCGTTCGCCAGACCTCTAAAATCCGGGCCATCGAACTGGCCGATTCCGAGGCCGTTTCCGGAGCCACTGCAGTGGTCACCGGCTGGGGCACCACCTGCTTCCTTTTCTGCTCCTCTCCCGACACCCTTCAGCAGGTGGAGGTGGATCTGCTGCACTACAAGAACTGTGCCGCCGACACGTACAACTACGGCAGCGACTCGAT CATGGTCTGTGCCACCGGGGAGAAGAAGGACGCCTGCCAGGGTGATTCCGGTGGTCCTTTGGTCTCGGGCAACAAGCTTGTGGGCGTGGTGTCCTGGGGCAACGGATGTGCCTGGACCGGCTACCCCGGCGTCTATGCCGATGTCGCCAGCCTGAGGAGCTGGATCGTTGACACCGCTGACTCGTtgtaa